In Colletotrichum higginsianum IMI 349063 chromosome 3, whole genome shotgun sequence, a genomic segment contains:
- a CDS encoding Kinesin-like protein, whose translation MVPEALMPAVIEMWVEYAVGILVLFLRIFTRYSRVVGLKWQGDDYLAVAAVILFTFEVMMCQIIVEKGSITGMTDEVALTLTPEEYKSHEVGAKWLFAAWYIYVSMIWSLKGIMLFFFARVTKTLPEERLVKVVSVVTVAGYLATLGVVTGHCRPMHKLWQVYPYPGDDCSQNTSKYYALVSTNVATDIMIMYIPIPLLWRLQTTLKKKLAFGLMFCAGFFIIICTLLRCIICLQTPERLDLGLNWSIRETVVAIICTNAPSIKPLFPSRKTGSANTSTPSGLVTFGGSGGTHKMSRIKGSHQKLDDTSVGSQEHIVNPKGTRNQTTAFVDDHSSDDGANYNRGIQVTNEYTVEVGRQ comes from the exons ATGGTTCCCGAAGCTCTCATGCCGGCGGTGATTGAGATGTGGGTTGAGTATGCCGTGGGAATTCTGGTTCTGTTTCTTCGCATCTTCACGAGATACTCTCGAGTCGTCGGCTTGAAATGGCAAGGGGACGATTACTTGGCCGTTGCGGCAGTCATCTTGTTCACA TTCGAGGTGATGATGTGCCAGATCATCG TTGAGAAAGGAAGCATCACAGGAATGACGGACGAAGTTGCCCTGACGCTGACGCCGGAGGAATACAAGAGTCACGAGGTGGGAGCAAAGTGGCTGTTTGCCGCGTGGTACATCTACGTCAGCATGATTTGGAGTCTGAAGGGCATcatgctcttcttcttcgcgaGAGTCAC CAAAACTCTCCCCGAGGAGCGTCTTGTCAAAGTGGTGTCCGTCGTGACAGTGGCTGGTTATTTGGCAaccctcggcgtcgtcaccgGCCATTGCCGTCCGATGCACAAGCTGTGGCAGGTGTACCCATACCCAGGAG ACGACTGCTCGCAAAATACTTCAAAGTACTATGCTTTGGTCTCGACGAATGTTGC GACCGACATCATGATCATGTACATTCCCATCCCGTTGCTGTGGAGGCTCCAAACCACGTTGAAGAA AAAACTGGCATTCGGCCTCATGTTCTGCGCTggcttcttcatcatcatctgcACCCTACTTCGATGCATCATTTGCTTGCAAACCCCCGAGCGACTCGACTTGGGGCTCAACTGGTCTATCCGGGAAACG GTCGTCGCCATCATTTGTACGAACGCTCCGTCGATCAAGCCGCTGTTCCCCAGTCGCAAAACGGGCTCCGCGAACACCAGCACCCCTTCCGGACTGGTAACATTTGGCGGAAGCGGTGGCACGCACAAGATGTCGCGCATCAAGGGAAGCCACCAGAAGCTGGACGACACCTCTGTTGGGAGCCAGGAGCACATCGTCAACCCGAAGGGCACCAGGAACCAGACGACCGCTTTCGTCGACGACCACAGctccgacgacggcgcgaACTACAACAGGGGGATCCAGGTCACCAACGAATACACGGTCGAGGTTGGTAGGCagtag
- a CDS encoding Methyltransferase-like protein, with protein sequence MNTQPAATSSAPYNGPGAYPTAPSGGPPGFDHHSGPPQSTTPTAPYPGPGYGGPPPAAAPSVKVQPAVEHMAGPAYYSSPYSQQQSASVAEAPRPSAAPQPLNPLTTTTQDLKSAKTNTQFALREYLSLQRKRSRLDGATSLELEDQIKTQGRILLHDLKFLRKEVAVLVKEGENHRWRNWLIGGAVATFIPAVKRIFRRPSEKSDDQVQASNRTEYAFWRSKALVARIKDSLLGRNSFASIAFFVFAVLYVFTNEVSLQVAKTVSKRLKRLSAKIERGDAEVVEQDAKLLEGWRWRVLMWAHSFHRQAPNKGLVITMSSKKRRHSDAESKHETDKSLQNAVRHAGRGSATTRPQQPGTHADAYYRNLYSTEPDFNNFGRQDPAFGAMLKRGTLDFDDPAAVMQLTKTLLRIDFGLGIELPEDRLCPPVPNRHNYILWLKGLLDSTTYDDPDRKSVGLDIGTGASCIYPLLGCTQRLWSFFATDIDQKNLAYARKNVQSNNLHNRISVVARTAQDPILSLDSLGVDELSFVMCNPPFYTSEEDLLESAQKKSRPPLTACTGAPVEMVTDGGEVSFVGKMLEESLVLRDRVQWYTSMFGKQSSLEEFVNILREKAIDNYAVTEFVQGNKTRRWAVAWSFGPMRPSEEVARGLKAATWKKILPMAVESEVVSFPLDDGAGKLGDKIQGLMSSLELTSWEWDHERLVGIGRARENVWSRAWRRKKMREERDGKPEVAVTDSEVCRFGFEVALRVGRENIAVLCRWREGHDQAIFESFGGFLKTRLTTG encoded by the exons ATGAACACCCAGCCTGCTGCCACCTCGTCCGCGCCTTACAATGGCCCTGGGGCATATCCGACTGCGCCCTCAGGGGGACCGCCCGGGTTTGACCATCACTCCGGGCCGCCTCAGTCCACCACCCCGACGGCCCCTTATCCGGGCCCAGGCTATGGAGGACCTCCGCCGGCTGCCGCTCCCAGTGTGAAAGTTCAGCCTGCGGTCGAGCACATGGCTGGCCCGGCATATTATTCGAGCCCGTATTCGCAGCAGCAGTCTGCGAGCGTGGCCGAGGCACCCCGCCCTTCTGCCGCCCCTCAGCCTCTGAACCCTCTTACGACCACCACTCAGGACCTGAAGTCGGCCAAGACGAATACCCAGTTTGCTTTACGGGAGTACCTGTCCCTgcagaggaagaggagccGTCTCGACGGAGCGACATCGCTGGAGTTGGAGGACCAGATCAAAACCCAGGGCCGTATCTTACTTCATGATCTCAAGTTCTTGAGAAAAGAagtcgccgtccttgtcAAAGAGGGCGAGAACCATCGCTGGAGGAACTGGCTGATCGGTGGGGCTGT GGCAACCTTCATCCCAGCTGTCAAGAGAATATTCCGCCGCCCGTCTGAAAAGTCGGATGACCAAGTGCAGGCCTCCAACAGAACCGAGTACGCCTTTTGGCGCAGCAAGGCCCTTGTCGCCCGCATCAAGGACAGCCTCCTCGGACGGAACAGTTTCGCCAGCatcgccttcttcgtcttcgccgtcctGTATGTTTTCACCAACGAGGTCTCCCTCCAGGTGGCCAAGACCGTCTCGAAGCGGCTGAAGCGACTCAGCGCCAAGATTGAGcggggcgacgccgaggtcgtcgagcaggacgCGAAGCTGCTAGAgggatggcgatggcgagtGCTCATGTGGG CTCATTCATTTCATCGACAAGCCCCCAACAAAGGGCTAGTAATCACAATGTCGAGCAAGAAGAGACGTCACTCAGACGCCGAATCCAAGCATGAGACCGACAAGTCGTTGCAAAATGCGGTCCGCCACGCCGGTCGCGGGTCAGCGACCACGCGACCCCAACAGCCCGGCACTCATGCGGATGCCTACTACCGTAACCTGTACTCGACGGAGCCGGATTTTAACAACTTTGGCCGCCAAGACCCGGCTTTCGGGGCCAT GCTGAAGAGAGGAACCCTCGACTTTGACGACCCTGCCGCCGTGATGCAGCTTACAAAGACTCTGCTAAGAATTGACTTTGGCCTGGGGATTGAACTGCCCGAGGATCGTCTGTGTCCACCT GTGCCCAATCGCCACAACTACATCCTGTGGTTGAAGGGTCTGCTCGACAGCACCACTTACGACGACCCCGACCGCAAGTCCGTCGGTCTCGATATTGGAACTGGGGCGAGCTGCATCTATCCGCTACTTGGATGCACCCAACGACTTTGGTCGTTCTTTGCCACCG ACATTGATCAGAAAAACCTGGCGTATGCCAGGAAGAACGTGCAATCAAACAACCTTCACAACCGGATCTCGGTTGTCGCCCGTACGGCCCAAGACcccatcctctctctcgacTCCTTGGGCGTCGACGAACTGAGCTTCGTCATGTGCAACCCCCCGTTCTACACCTCAGAAGAGGACCTTCTCGAATCCGCACAGAAAAAGTCGCGACCCCCGCTGACGGCGTGCACCGGAGCGCCGGTCGAGATGGTGACGGACGGCGGAGAAGTCAGCTTCGTCGGTAAGATGCTCGAGGAGTCGCTGGTTTTACGCGACAGGGTGCAGTGGTACACATCCATGTTCGGGAAGCAGTCAAGTCTCGAGGAGTTTGTCAACATCCTGCGAGAGAAGGCCATCGACAATTATGCCGTCACGGAGTTCGTGCAGGGCAACAAGACCAGACGGTGGGCCGTCGCCTGGAGCTTCGGGCCCATGCGGCCGTCAGAAGAGGTCGCCCGGGGCCTGAAGGCCGCGACGTGGAAGAAGATACTTCCCATGGCCGTCGAGTCGGAAGTCGTCAGCTTCCCACTGGATGATGGGGCCGGGAAGCTCGGAGACAAGATCCAGGGGCTCATGTCTTCGCTCGAGCTCACGTCTTGGGAGTGGGACCACGAGAGGCTCGTGGGCATCGGCAGGGCGCGAGAAAACGTATGGAGCCGCGCCTGGAGGCGAAAGAAGATGCGGGAGGAGCGTGATGGCAAACCCGAGGTTGCCGTGACGGACTCTGAGGTGTGCAGATTTGGGTTCGAGGTTGCTCTGAGGGTCGGTAGGGAAAACATTGCGGTGCTGTGCCGGTGGAGGGAAGGCCATGACCAAGCCATCTTTGAGAGCTTTGGCGGCTTCCTGAAAACGCGGCTGACAACTGGATAG
- a CDS encoding NmrA-like family protein has product MVKVALAGGAGSCCCLHPVGSKVLTPYVDVGQEVHDALVARGVHEILVLSRRDAPAGELSPGVQWAKTTYDDVDQLAETLKGVHTVLSFVTGPTDPTKTEQKSAQKVLIDASIKAGVKRFAPSEWAAAKFDHMFWYDFKDETRTYLAEVNREKKVIEYCLFQPGLFTNYLTYPFNSSKHVHLFETPINYHRRRALITEGREDAIFTLTTAQDFAKVVALAVEYEGEWPVIGGIKGATMTVGQIIALGEKLRGETFEVTRLKAEDLKAGVVEAPWLPWVDHPSIPEETIQAFSGAMLSGFLLGISAGNFEISDEWNRLLPDFRFTQPEDFLTTAWAAIDDGAKSVHTDY; this is encoded by the exons ATGGTCAAGGTCGCACTCGCAGGCGGAGCTGGCA GTTGCTGTTGTCTCCATCCGGTTGGATCAAAGGTACTAACACCCTATGTGGATGTTGGGCAGGAGGTCCACGATGCGCTGGTTGCGAGAGGGGTTCACGAGATCCTAGTTCTGTCAAGAAGG GATGCCCCAGCCGGAGAGCTCTCCCCGGGAGTCCAGTGGGCCAAGACGACCTACGATGATGTCGATCAACTAGCCGAAACCCTGAAAGGCGTCCATACCGTGCTCTCCTTCGTGACCGGTCCAACCGATCCCACCAAGACCGAGCAGAAAAGTGCCCAGAAAGTTTTGATTGACGCCTCGATCAAAGCAGGCGTCAAACGATTTGCTCCAAGCGAATGGGCTGC CGCCAAGTTCGATCACATGTTCTGGTACGACTTCAAGGACGAGACACGTACGTACCTGGCGGAGGTGAACAGGGAGAAGAAG GTCATTGAATACTGCCTCTTTCAGCCTGGTCTGTTCACCAACTACCTGACCTACCCCTTCAACTCGTCCAAGCACGTACACTTGTTCGAGACCCCGATCAACTaccatcggcgtcgagcccTCATCACcgaggggagagaggacgCCATCTTCACATTGACCACCGCCCAGGACTTTGCCAAAGTCGTGGCCTTGGCGGTCGAGTACGAAGGAGAATGgcccgtcatcggcggcatcaaggGCGCCACGATGACCGTCGGCCAAATCATCGCCCTAGGCGAGAAGCTCCGTG GAGAAACTTTCGAGGTCACGAGGCTCAAGGCCGAAGAcctcaaggccggcgtcgtcgaggctcCGTGGCTGCCCTGGGTCGATCACCCGTCCATCCCGGAGGAAACGATCCAAGCCTTCTCCGGAGCCATGCTCTCCGGTTTCCTGCTGGGTATCTCGGCGGGCAACTTTGAGATCTCGGATGAGTGGAACCGGCTCCTCCCGGACTTTCGTTTCACCCAGCCCGAGGACTTCCTGACGACCGCGTGGGCTGCCATCGATGACGGTGCCAAGAGTGTTCACACTGACTATTGA
- a CDS encoding Phenylacetaldoxime dehydratase — protein MLRSRFPTAHHFTVSLFGCQYHADSPSPEKLALINKFDGLIKAAAIHVEELEQNDLPSKIWMSYWKTPQLFKAWWESPETSAFWSSLPEDAGFWRETVSLPATRSMYETNKPIPSGFGHCGEPIPLTEKTGYWGAYRSRLTPESPEDKFESPLPAVPEPRPLSDKVRSGRVRVSKFPDNISFVVEGQDYSAMNDNERSHWNENFDGLTKQWVTNVVTAGPTKGMLSARACHAFAGEKQPGATTNGATNGASTNGTSNGAVTNGHGIFPGLDYIRQAQLLFWLDLSKMEHIGRTDKVHVKLRRDFFAAYGPGGVMEGGDLLLWVDVAVLKGEEMDAEYVGCYDGTGFLAYDDHPAFTTESVKTAKLPAFFDAPIKSNPIEW, from the coding sequence ATGCTTCGCTCCCGTTTCCCTACCGCCCATCACTTCACTGTGTCCCTTTTCGGGTGCCAGTACCACGCCGATTCGCCGTCTCCGGAGAAGCTGGCCCTCATCAACAAGTTTGACGGTctcatcaaggccgccgcgaTTCATGTCGAAGAGCTCGAGCAGAATGATCTGCCGTCCAAGATCTGGATGAGCTACTGGAAAACGCCCCAGCTCTTCAAGGCATGGTGGGAAAGCCCGGAAACTTCCGCCTTCTGGAGCTCCCTTCCCGAGGACGCCGGGTTCTGGAGAGAGACGGTGAGCCTGCCGGCCACCAGATCGATGTACGAAACCAACAAGCCGATACCTTCCGGCTTTGGCCACTGCGGAGAGCCCATCCCCCTTACCGAGAAGACGGGATACTGGGGTGCCTACCGTTCCCGCCTGACCCCTGAGTCTCCCGAGGACAAGTTTGAGTCCCCTTTGCCCGCGGTTCCAGAGCCGCGGCCGTTGTCCGACAAGGTCAGGTCCGGCAGGGTCAGGGTGTCCAAGTTCCCCGACAACATctccttcgtcgtcgagggccaggACTACAGCGCCATGAACGACAACGAGCGCAGCCACTGGAACGAGAACTTTGACGGCCTCACGAAGCAATGGGTCACCAACGTCGTCACCGCCGGCCCGACAAAGGGAATGCTCTCCGCCAGGGCCTGCCACGCCTTTGCCGGCGAGAAGCAGCCGGGGGCTACGACGAACGGCGCGACGAACGGTGCCTCGACCAACGGCACCAGCAACGGAGCGGTCACCAACGGGCACGGAATCTTCCCTGGCCTGGACTACATCCGCCAGGCCCAACTCCTTTTCTGGCTGGACCTGTCCAAGATGGAGCACATTGGCCGCACGGACAAGGTCCATGTCAAGCTCAGGCGGGACTTCTTCGCGGCGTACGGGCCCGGTGGGGTGATGGAGGGaggcgacctcctcctctggGTGGACGTGGCAGTGctgaagggggaggagatggatGCGGAGTATGTGGGATGTTACGATGGAACGGGGTTCCTCGCATACGACGACCATCCCGCGTTTACGACGGAAAGTGTGAAGACGGCCAAGCTGCCAGCGTTCTTTGACGCGCCGATCAAGTCCAACCCGATCGAATGGTAG
- a CDS encoding Protein kinase, whose translation MPRRSHSPPRRLPEAEPEELYGPEVRLEEEGFAWYNPDKWYPVEIGQVFESRYQVLLKLGFGSASTVWLCRDLNSHSYVTLKVYETGHRQALNEERVLDHLWRVSSDHPGRSLLRSIKASFEVSGPAGPHVCLVFETLGLSLADIRELAGGKVPENLLKGLIYALLLGLDHMHSEAHVVHTDIQDGNIMLAITDTSILDDLVEAEWALPSARKIVGERITYASTGLEIPDDPGDPIICDFGDARFGDGPFEGQVMPDLYRAPEIIIGIPWDEKIDIWALGLMIWDLFQGKLLFNTRHRDRTASRAAHFARMVSLLGPPPDDLLERGSSWKELFDKEGKLMIDGEIPESSLEEEEGNLEGSEKAEFLIFLRKMLQWRPEDRLSARELMEDLWLNRQQSDE comes from the exons atgccaagaagaagccaCTCGCCTCCGAGGCGGCTGCCGGAAGCTGAGCCCGAGGAGCTCTACGGGCCCGAAGTACGGCTAGAAGAGGAGGGCTTCGCCTGGTACAACCCGGACAAGTGGTATCCCGTCGAGATCGGACAGGTGTTTGAGTCACGATACCAGGTGCTCTTGAAGTTGGGCTTCGGTTCGGCTTCTACCGTGTGGTTGTGTCGCGACCTGAA CTCGCATTCCTATGTCACTTTGAAGGTATACGAAACGGGTCATCGGCAGGCCCTGAACGAGGAAAGGGTGCTTGACCATCTGTGGCGTGTTTCCTCAGACCACCCGGGTCGGAGCCTTCTTCGTTCGATCAAGGCCAGCTTCGAAGTATCGGGCCCGGCAGGTCCACATGTGTGTCTCGTTTTCGAAACACTCGGCCTGTCGTTGGCAGATATCCGGGAGCTCGCCGGTGGCAAAGTCCCAGAAAACCTCCTGAAAGGTCTGATATATGCTCTGCTGTTGGGTCTGGATCACATGCACTCCGAGGCGCACGTAGTTCACACAG ACATCCAAGATGGAAACATCATGCTTGCAATCACGGACACGTCGATCCTTGACGACCTTGTGGAAGCCGAGTGGGCCTTGCCTAGTGCGAGGAAGATTGTGGGCGAACGGATCACCTACGCATCCACAGGGCTAGAGATCCCCGACGACCCTGGCGATCCAATCATTTGCGACTTCGGTGATGCTCGGTTCGGCGACGGGCCGTTTGAGGGTCAGGTGATGCCCGATCTGTACCGTGCCCCTGAGATCATCATTGGAATTCCTTGGGATGAGAAGATAGACATTTGGGCCCTGGGACTCATG ATTTGGGATTTGTTCCAAGGGAAGCTGCTGTTCAACACCAGGCACCGAGACCGCACGGCATCACGAGCAGCGCACTTTGCCAGGATGGTATCTCTCTTGGGTCCGCCACCCGATGACCTGCTGGAGAGAGGCTCGTCGTGGAAAGAGTTATTCGACAAAGAAG GGAAACTGATGATCGATGGCGAGATACCGGAATCGTCgctcgaggaagaagagggtaaTCTGGAGGGGTCTGAAAAGGCCGAGTTCCTCATCTTTTTGAGAAAGATGCTTCAATGGAGGCCGGAGGATAGGCTGTCGGCGCGAGAACTGATGGAGGATCTTTGGCTGAATCGCCAACAATCTGATGAGTAA
- a CDS encoding Short-chain dehydrogenase, which translates to MSRYASAHVDPQGPGDARPTALQIVEDEGLIGKLAGKVVLVTGANAGIGAETARAIHATGATLFLTARDSTKAQQAVDGVRNGPGPKSGAPIHAIELRLDSLASVRSAAKAFLSKSDKLNLLILNAGVMATPEGRTEDGFETQFGTNHLGHFLLFQLLKPALLAATSPDSEFQSRVISLSSLAHQLGKVRLDDFNFEKEAYQPWSAYGQSKTANLYFASELERRYGSKGLHALSLHPGVIATGLFQHLPQDQLELFSKDESMQKRMKSIPQGAATTVYAALSKEWEGRGGRYLADLVEQGPAPESEHGRSGYAPWAYDEDAEKELWEKSNKLVGFEED; encoded by the coding sequence ATGTCTAGATACGCCAGTGCCCACGTCGATCCTCAGGGCCCGGGAGATGCGCGTCCCACCGCCCTCCAAatcgtcgaggacgaaggcCTGATCGGCAAGCTCGCCGGGAAAGTCGTCCTCGTGACGGGCGCCAACGcgggcatcggcgccgagacGGCGCGTGCCATCCACGCCACGGGCGCCACGCTCTTCCTCACGGCCCGAGACTCGACCAAGGCCcagcaggccgtcgacggcgtcagaAACGGGCCTGGTCCCAAGTCCGGCGCGCCGATCCACGCCATCGAGCTCCGCCTGGACTCCCTGGCCTCGGTCCGCTCGGCCGCCAAGGCTTTCCTCTCCAAGAGCGACAAGCTGAACCTGCTCATCCTCAATGCGGGCGTCATGGCCACGCCCGAGGGCAGAACGGAGGATGGCTTCGAGACGCAGTTTGGGACCAACCACTTGGGGCATTTCCTGCTCTTCCAGCTGCTGAAGCCTGCGCTGCTTGCGGCCACATCTCCCGATTCCGAGTTCCAGTCTCGCGTCATTTCGCTCTCGTCTTTGGCCCACCAACTCGGCAAAGTACGTCTCGATGACTTCAAtttcgagaaggaggcctACCAGCCCTGGAGTGCATACGGGCAGTCCAAGACAGCCAACCTCTACTTCGCGAGCGAGCTCGAGAGGCGCTACGGGTCCAAGGGACTGCACGCCCTCTCTCTGCATCCGGGCGTCATCGCCACCGGCCTTTTCCAGCATCTCCCGCAGGACCAGTTGGAGTTGTTCTCAAAGGACGAATCGATgcagaagaggatgaagagcATTCCACAGGGTGCGGCGACCACGGTCTACGCTGCTTTGAGTAAGGAATGGGAGGGCAGGGGCGGCAGGTatctcgccgacctcgtggAGCAGGGCCCGGCTCCCGAGTCGGAACACGGCCGCTCTGGGTACGCACCCTGGGCTTATGATGAGGACGCAGAGAAGGAGCTTTGGGAAAAGTCCAACAAGCTTGTGGGCTTTGAAGAGGACTGA
- a CDS encoding Short-chain dehydrogenase/reductase, producing the protein MSNFCSKSVVFEPESDIPDLAGKVIVITGANAGLGRQCVLEFSRHNPAQIWLAARNLDKATAAADEIRQHVPNAPIRLLELDLTSFESVKRAAQQLLAQADRLDILMLNAGIMATPPGLTKEGYEVQFGTNHMGHALFAKLLLPLLDRTAKSNPDSDVRVISLSSHGHTYAAKGGLKYDTLKTDADALGSYGRYTQSKLANVLWARHMAKEYPQFTVASVHPGVVSTNLVAGTTGSPKALQYLMGFANRWLVNSVEKGAKNQLWVSVSKDVETGQYYEPVGVGGQASKEGQDDVLAKGLWDWTEKELRSHGV; encoded by the coding sequence ATGTCGAACTTCTGCAGCAAGTCGGTGGTCTTTGAACCAGAAAGCGACATCCCCGATCTCGCAGGAAAGGTCATTGTCATCACTGGAGCCAACGCCGGCCTCGGTAGGCAATGCGTCCTGGAGTTCTCCCGACACAACCCGGCCCAGATCTGGCTTGCCGCACGCAACCTCGACAaagccacggccgccgcagACGAGATCCGGCAACACGTCCCCAACGCGCCGATCCGgctcctcgagctggacCTCACCTCCTTCGAGTCGGTCAAAAGAGCCGCGCAACAGCTGCTGGCCCAGGCGGATCGCCTTGACATCCTGATGCTCAACGCCGGCATCATGGCCACGCCGCCCGGGTTGACCAAGGAGGGCTACGAAGTGCAGTTCGGAACCAACCACATGGGCCATGCGCTCTTCGCCAAGTTGTTGCTTCCACTCCTGGACAGGACTGCCAAGAGCAATCCCGACTCGGACGTCCGGGTCATCTCGCTCTCGTCTCATGGCCACACCTACGCCGCCAAGGGGGGGCTCAAGTACGACACACTGAAGACGGACGCGGACGCTCTGGGATCGTACGGCCGGTACACCCAGAGCAAGCTGGCCAACGTCCTCTGGGCGCGGCACATGGCCAAAGAATACCCGCAGTTCACCGTCGCTTCCGTCCACCCGGGCGTCGTCAGCACCAATTTGGTCGCGGGGACGACCGGCTCCCCCAAAGCCCTGCAGTATCTGATGGGCTTCGCCAACAGGTGGCTCGTCAATTCTGTGGAGAAGGGTGCCAAGAACCAGCTCTGGGTGTCCGTGTCGAAGGACGTCGAGACCGGACAGTACTACGAGCCCGTCGGAGTGGGCGGCCAGGCGAGCAAAGAAGGACAAGACGATGTGCTGGCCAAGGGACTTTGGGACTGGACCGAGAAGGAGTTGCGATCGCACGGCGTTTGA
- a CDS encoding Xap5 domain protein gives MSDQTNSRFTPSNKTVTERISDSTVGLVALSDFRKRRAEVLDQQDREREAALSGASTPDRSISATPDPASDSAGIPSKPKKKKKKIGGSKLSFGDDEEPEEDSVPIKKSGKAEGGDGDKPVAKAKVVANSSVAFVPKVMSKAALRREAAEREALRREFLAIQEAVKATEIAIPFVFYDGSNIPGGTVRVKKGDYIWVFLDKSRKVGAELGVGEKANARREWARVGVDDLMLVRGSIIIPHHYEFYFFILNQSAGPGGQLLFNYSAEAPPRKDLPEPEEAPAAPNGGLTTAAALKAAAVKALPDINTLEGATDDPTLTKVVDRRWYERNKHIYPASMWQEFDPEKDYNSEVRKDAGGNTFFFSR, from the exons ATGTCCGACCAGACAAATTCTCGGTTCACGCCGTCGAACAAGACAGTGACGGAGCGAATCTCGGACAGCACCGTTGGCCTCGTCGCACTCTCCGATTTCCGCAAGCGACGCGCCGAAGTCCTCGACCAGCAGGACCGCGAACGAGAAGCCGCCTTGTCCGGCGCATCCACCCCCGACCGATCCATATCCGCGACGCCAGATCCCGCGAGCGACTCTGCCGGCATTCCAAGCAAaccgaagaagaaaaagaagaaaatcggcggcagcaagcTGTCCTttggcgacgatgaagagcCCGAAGAAGACTCGGTGCCAATAAAAAAGAGCGGCAAGgctgagggcggcgacggcgacaagcCAGTGGCAAAGGCCAAGGTCGTCGCCAATTCGTCCGTGGCATTTGTGCCAAAGGTCATGTCCAAGGCTGCGTTGCGCCGCGAAGCTGCCGAGCGGGAGGCCCTGCGCCGCGAGTTCCTGGCCATCCAAGAGGCAGTCAAGGCCACCGAGATCGCGATCCCCTTCGTCTTCTACGACGGTTCCAACATACCGGGCGGCACGGTGCGCGTTAAGAAGGGCGACTACATTTGGGTCTTCCTGGACAAGAGCCGCAAGGTCGGCGCGGAGCTAGGCGTGGGAGAAAAGGCAAACGCTCGCAGGGAATGGGCACGAGTAGGGGTCGACGATTTGATGCTTGTCAGGGGATCCATCATCATTCCTCAT CACTATGAGTTCTACTTCTTTATCCTCAACCAGAGCGCGGGCCCGGGTGGCCAACTGCTGTTCAACTACAGCGCCGAAGCTCCGCCCAGGAAAGACCTGCCCGAGCCTGAGGAAGCACCCGCGGCGCCGAACGGCGGGCTTACcaccgcggcggcgctcAAGGCTGCAGCAGTGAAGGCGCTGCCTGACATCAACACCCTCGAGGGTGCGACCGACGACCCTACGCTGACGAAAGTGGTGGATCGCCGCTGGTATGAGCGCAACAAGCATATCTATCCGGCGAGCATGTGGCAGGAGTTCGACCCCGAGAAGGATTACAACTCGGAAGTTCGGAAGGATGCCGGCGGGAACACGTTCTTCTTTTCGAGATGA